A stretch of the Campylobacter concisus genome encodes the following:
- a CDS encoding sodium-dependent transporter: protein MMDRFSKVGFVLSIIGAAIGLGNAWKFPYMVGSNGGSAFILIYLFFAFVVGLSIFFAEMAMGKISRLDTVGAFKSLATKGANSWKFAGIVMVTGIFIASFYTLIIGWVLKYAILSLGELPKNMASSEALFVNFTSKGIEEQILYFSIAFFAYFFILTKGIKSGIERINVYLIPALFILLLLMLGYSFGMNGFDEAAKFLLVPDFSKIDQGAILNALGLAFFTMCIGIGCILTYSSSLGNDTNLFTSSLYVVFANIIISVIIGLIVFTFTYEFGSEPSKGAGLAFISLPTLFAKLGLLGNFLAFAFFTSLFFAGITSVISLVEPFIFFLNKSLGLSRNRSIIIVGAVVYVLGILCALSGIGDFKESLTFFGKSFFDLLDYLSSNIMLPLGGIIFAIFVGYFMKFELLKELFLPYMGEIVFKIWYFLIRFVAPVLVFVVLVREIA, encoded by the coding sequence ATGATGGATAGATTTAGTAAAGTTGGTTTTGTTCTATCTATCATTGGAGCAGCTATTGGCCTTGGTAATGCGTGGAAATTTCCATATATGGTCGGTAGTAATGGTGGTTCAGCGTTTATACTTATATATCTATTTTTTGCTTTTGTCGTTGGGCTTAGCATATTTTTTGCCGAGATGGCGATGGGTAAAATTTCTCGTCTTGATACGGTTGGAGCGTTTAAAAGTCTAGCTACAAAGGGAGCAAATTCTTGGAAATTTGCCGGTATTGTGATGGTGACAGGGATATTCATTGCATCTTTTTACACGCTTATTATCGGTTGGGTTTTAAAATACGCTATCTTAAGTCTTGGTGAGCTTCCAAAAAATATGGCAAGCTCAGAAGCGCTTTTTGTAAATTTTACTTCAAAGGGCATAGAGGAGCAAATTTTGTATTTTAGTATCGCCTTTTTTGCCTACTTTTTTATACTTACAAAAGGTATAAAAAGCGGAATAGAGCGTATAAATGTATATCTTATTCCGGCACTTTTTATTTTGCTTTTGCTTATGCTTGGCTACTCTTTTGGCATGAATGGATTTGATGAGGCGGCTAAATTTTTACTTGTGCCAGACTTTTCAAAGATAGATCAAGGCGCTATCTTAAATGCTCTTGGATTAGCTTTTTTTACGATGTGTATTGGCATTGGCTGCATTTTAACCTACTCATCAAGCCTAGGCAATGATACAAATTTATTTACTTCATCACTTTATGTAGTCTTTGCAAATATAATTATTAGCGTAATTATAGGACTTATAGTTTTTACATTCACCTATGAATTTGGCTCAGAGCCATCAAAGGGTGCAGGGTTAGCATTTATCTCGCTTCCAACGCTTTTTGCAAAGCTTGGTTTGCTTGGAAATTTCTTGGCTTTTGCATTTTTTACATCTTTATTTTTTGCTGGTATAACATCGGTTATTTCGCTAGTCGAGCCATTTATATTTTTTTTAAATAAAAGCTTGGGACTTAGTAGAAATAGATCAATTATCATTGTCGGTGCCGTAGTTTATGTTTTAGGGATTTTATGTGCGTTAAGCGGCATTGGCGATTTTAAGGAGTCACTTACATTTTTTGGTAAGAGCTTTTTTGATCTGCTTGATTATCTTAGCTCAAACATTATGCTACCACTTGGTGGCATTATATTTGCCATTTTTGTTGGGTACTTTATGAAATTTGAGCTTTTAAAAGAGCTATTCTTGCCTTATATGGGTGAGATTGTTTTTAAAATTTGGTATTTTTTAATAAGGTTTGTAGCACCAGTTCTAGTTTTTGTGGTGCTAGTAAGGGAGATTGCATAA
- a CDS encoding sodium-dependent transporter: MAKEQFSKIGYVLAVAGSAVGLGNAWKFPYMVGENGGSAFVILYLLITFLVGIPIFMAELSIGKLSESDSVNAFRKLANKNKNLWQLVGILAMVTAAIISSYYIVIIGWVFKYFTLSFTGLPNDIESSKVIFNELLMHGLGEQTLYFVIAFVACFFILSKGVKSGIEKLNVWMMPSLFIMVLIMLIFSMTMNGFTKSAEFLLVPDFSKISFNSLLLALGLAFWTLSLGMAAIITYSASLSDDTNLATSTLSIVFINIVLAIMMGLVIFTFIFEFGAEPSQGPGLVFISLPTLFAKLGVIGQILAVAFFAALIFAGITSAISIVEPFVFFLIREYGISRIKALSIVGAGVFVLGFLCLLSNIENVGDKFMLFGKNFFDFLDFTASNVLLPISGIGGAIFVGYFMKREALYVLFSPYMSDFVFSAWYFLLRYVAPVCVFIIMINKLFF, translated from the coding sequence ATGGCAAAAGAACAGTTTTCTAAAATAGGTTATGTTTTAGCAGTTGCAGGGTCAGCTGTTGGACTTGGCAATGCGTGGAAATTTCCATATATGGTCGGTGAAAATGGTGGATCAGCATTTGTTATTTTATATCTTTTGATAACGTTTTTAGTTGGCATACCTATCTTTATGGCAGAGCTAAGTATTGGCAAACTTAGTGAGAGCGATAGTGTAAATGCCTTTAGAAAGTTAGCGAATAAAAATAAAAATTTATGGCAGCTGGTTGGAATTTTAGCTATGGTAACCGCAGCTATAATCTCATCTTATTATATTGTAATCATCGGCTGGGTCTTTAAGTATTTCACGCTATCTTTTACCGGTCTTCCAAACGATATAGAAAGCTCAAAAGTAATATTTAATGAGCTTCTTATGCATGGTCTTGGTGAGCAGACGCTTTATTTTGTCATAGCATTTGTAGCTTGCTTTTTTATCCTTTCAAAAGGAGTGAAAAGTGGCATTGAAAAGCTAAATGTTTGGATGATGCCAAGCCTATTTATCATGGTTTTAATCATGCTTATCTTTTCTATGACGATGAATGGCTTTACAAAATCTGCAGAGTTTTTACTTGTTCCTGACTTTAGTAAAATTTCATTTAACTCGCTCTTGCTTGCTCTTGGGCTTGCTTTTTGGACACTATCTCTTGGTATGGCAGCGATCATTACATATTCAGCTAGCCTAAGCGACGATACAAATTTAGCCACTTCTACGCTAAGTATCGTCTTTATAAATATCGTCTTAGCCATTATGATGGGTCTTGTTATCTTTACATTTATATTTGAATTTGGCGCAGAGCCGTCTCAAGGACCAGGACTTGTCTTTATCTCGCTTCCAACGCTCTTTGCTAAGCTTGGTGTGATAGGTCAAATTTTAGCTGTGGCATTTTTTGCTGCACTTATCTTTGCTGGTATTACTTCAGCTATCTCTATCGTAGAGCCGTTTGTATTTTTCTTGATCAGAGAGTATGGCATTAGCAGGATAAAAGCTCTTAGCATAGTTGGAGCTGGTGTTTTTGTATTGGGATTTTTATGTCTTTTATCAAATATAGAAAATGTTGGCGACAAATTTATGCTCTTTGGTAAAAATTTCTTTGATTTTCTTGATTTTACCGCTTCAAATGTTCTGCTTCCAATTAGTGGTATTGGTGGAGCGATATTTGTTGGATATTTTATGAAAAGAGAAGCACTTTATGTGTTATTTAGCCCATATATGAGCGACTTTGTATTTAGTGCATGGTATTTTTTATTAAGATATGTGGCGCCAGTTTGCGTATTTATCATCATGATAAATAAATTGTTTTTTTAA
- a CDS encoding TRAP transporter small permease subunit, whose amino-acid sequence MQKVEKFFDKVGDIVGYICMFIMALMIMDVFFNVVARYFFSYGNVAFQELEWHFFAVIFLLGMSYALKEDAHVRVDIFYAKFSPKNKALVNMIGTVIFVIPFALLVSNLSFEFVSDAYTSAEASADPGGLTHRWIIKALIPFSFYLLVFFAIGFFIRNFNLYKKAKKGE is encoded by the coding sequence ATGCAAAAAGTTGAGAAATTTTTTGATAAGGTTGGCGATATAGTCGGCTATATTTGCATGTTTATTATGGCTTTGATGATAATGGACGTCTTTTTTAACGTTGTGGCAAGATATTTTTTCTCTTATGGAAACGTTGCATTTCAGGAGCTTGAGTGGCATTTTTTTGCTGTAATATTTTTGCTTGGCATGAGCTATGCATTAAAAGAAGATGCACATGTTAGAGTTGATATCTTTTATGCTAAATTTTCACCAAAAAATAAAGCTCTTGTAAATATGATAGGAACTGTTATTTTTGTAATTCCATTTGCACTTTTAGTTTCAAATTTATCGTTTGAATTTGTGAGTGATGCTTATACTTCAGCTGAAGCTAGTGCGGATCCAGGCGGTCTTACTCACAGATGGATCATAAAAGCACTTATTCCTTTTTCTTTTTATCTACTTGTATTTTTTGCGATCGGCTTTTTTATAAGAAATTTTAATCTTTACAAAAAAGCTAAAAAGGGGGAATAA
- a CDS encoding TRAP transporter large permease, with product MAGLIMFIAALLMLGIGFPVAFTFGAVSMIFGMIGSIVESIGDGDGLLGSIEVFKDMFNFMPYRIFSIMESRIFIAVPLFVFMGVVLQKSKLAERLLESMGMLFGEIRGGIAISTILVGALLAASTGVVGASVVAMGVISLPVMLKYKYDQALGCGTICAAGTLGQIIPPSIVLIILGDIFSVPVGELFHQAIIPGLTLVAVYIIYILIVAYLKPDTAPVVKDESGVSKFKQIMRALIAIFPPLLLVICVLGSIFAGIATPTESSAFGCVGAIILAIFYRTFSFSMIKEALAESVKTTALVFAILVGATAFSMVFSYTGGDEIVEKFMTNLPGEKWGFIIFSMVVIFVLGFFIDFVEISYIVLPILVPIAAKLGINPIYLAILVAMNLQTSFLTPPFGFSLFFLRSVAPSEIKTTAIYKGVVPYIFIQLAVLVFFCVFLMELKPMLDASHGGLLNFLLSLFK from the coding sequence ATGGCTGGTTTGATAATGTTTATAGCTGCGCTTTTGATGCTAGGCATTGGCTTTCCGGTAGCCTTTACCTTTGGTGCGGTTTCGATGATATTTGGCATGATTGGTAGTATTGTTGAGAGCATTGGAGACGGAGATGGGCTACTTGGAAGTATCGAAGTTTTCAAAGATATGTTTAACTTCATGCCTTATAGAATTTTCTCTATCATGGAGAGTAGAATTTTTATAGCAGTTCCACTCTTTGTCTTTATGGGTGTCGTACTTCAAAAGTCAAAGCTAGCTGAGAGACTGCTTGAGAGTATGGGTATGCTTTTTGGAGAAATTCGCGGAGGTATTGCTATTAGCACTATCTTGGTTGGAGCACTTCTTGCAGCTTCAACTGGTGTTGTTGGTGCAAGTGTCGTTGCAATGGGTGTTATAAGCTTGCCTGTTATGTTAAAGTATAAATACGACCAAGCGCTAGGTTGTGGCACTATATGTGCCGCTGGTACGCTTGGACAGATCATTCCACCTTCTATCGTGCTGATTATCTTGGGTGATATATTTTCAGTGCCAGTTGGTGAGCTTTTTCATCAAGCCATCATCCCAGGACTCACACTAGTTGCCGTTTATATTATTTATATTTTGATTGTTGCTTATTTGAAACCAGATACCGCACCGGTAGTAAAAGATGAGAGCGGTGTTAGTAAATTTAAGCAGATTATGAGAGCACTAATCGCTATCTTTCCACCGCTTTTACTTGTTATTTGTGTATTGGGCTCTATATTTGCAGGTATCGCTACACCAACTGAAAGTTCAGCTTTTGGCTGCGTTGGAGCCATTATTTTAGCTATTTTTTATAGGACATTTTCATTTTCTATGATAAAAGAGGCATTGGCAGAAAGCGTAAAAACTACAGCACTTGTCTTTGCCATACTTGTTGGTGCGACAGCCTTTTCTATGGTATTTAGTTATACTGGTGGAGATGAGATTGTTGAAAAATTTATGACAAATTTACCAGGCGAGAAGTGGGGCTTTATTATTTTTAGTATGGTTGTCATCTTTGTGCTTGGCTTTTTTATCGACTTTGTTGAAATTTCATACATTGTGCTTCCTATCTTGGTGCCAATAGCTGCAAAGCTTGGTATAAATCCAATTTATCTAGCAATCTTAGTTGCGATGAATTTGCAAACTTCATTCCTAACGCCGCCATTTGGTTTTAGCTTATTTTTCCTAAGATCAGTCGCACCATCTGAGATAAAAACGACTGCTATTTATAAAGGTGTTGTGCCTTATATTTTTATTCAGCTTGCTGTACTTGTATTTTTCTGCGTCTTTCTAATGGAATTAAAGCCAATGCTTGATGCGAGCCACGGCGGATTATTAAACTTCTTGCTCTCACTCTTTAAATGA
- a CDS encoding biotin/lipoyl-containing protein: protein MAKKFIDVMDTTFRDGFQSVYGARVLMNDFLPALEAAKEAGIEHFEFGGGARFQSLYFYLNEDAFAMMDKFRSIVGPKANLQTLSRGVNTVTLDTGSRELIDLHAKLFKKHGTTTIRNFDALNDVENLKYSGERIAHHGLKHEVVVTMMDLPSGCVGAHDVKFYEKILREILDANIPYHSVCFKDASGTSSPQKVYETIKMARKLLPEKTHIRLHTHETAGVSVACYLAALEAGVDGIDLAASPVSGGTSQPDILTMLHAVKGKNYDLGGLDVEKILKYESVLNDCLKEYFLPPEAVQVSPLIPFSPMPGGALTANTQMMRDNNILDKFPEVILAMREVVQKGGYGTSVTPVSQFYFQQAFNNVMFGKWKKIAEGYGKMVLGYFGKTPVTPDKEIIKLASEQLGLKPTTKHAVDIADKDESKSLAHVKEILKQNNIKTTEENIFIAAACKEKGIAFLKGEAKVNVRKIDPNAKANECRQTQSGRYSVVVNGSRYNVEVSEGFNDSIQVKSITEVEGKSVKNAKSAVAGATENDIVASLPGAVHKILVSAGDHVKKGQAVVVLEAMKMEIDVKAPKDGVIGSIEVSKGQSVANNQVVAKFK, encoded by the coding sequence ATGGCGAAGAAATTTATCGATGTTATGGATACGACCTTTAGAGATGGCTTTCAGTCAGTTTATGGCGCTAGAGTGCTTATGAATGATTTTTTGCCTGCGCTTGAAGCGGCTAAAGAGGCTGGCATAGAGCATTTTGAATTTGGTGGCGGAGCGAGATTTCAAAGCCTTTATTTTTACCTAAATGAAGATGCTTTTGCGATGATGGATAAATTTAGAAGCATCGTAGGACCAAAAGCAAATCTTCAAACCCTAAGCAGGGGCGTAAATACCGTAACACTTGATACTGGTAGTCGTGAGCTAATCGACCTTCACGCAAAGCTTTTCAAAAAACACGGAACCACTACTATTAGAAATTTTGACGCACTAAATGATGTTGAAAATTTAAAATATTCAGGCGAGAGAATCGCTCATCATGGGCTAAAACACGAAGTTGTTGTTACTATGATGGATCTGCCTAGTGGCTGTGTGGGAGCACATGATGTTAAATTTTATGAGAAAATTTTAAGAGAAATTTTAGATGCAAATATCCCTTATCACAGCGTTTGCTTTAAAGATGCAAGCGGCACAAGTAGCCCACAAAAGGTCTATGAAACCATAAAAATGGCTAGAAAGCTGCTGCCAGAAAAAACTCACATCAGACTCCACACTCATGAAACTGCAGGCGTAAGTGTGGCCTGCTATCTTGCAGCGCTTGAAGCCGGCGTTGATGGCATAGATCTAGCCGCAAGCCCAGTAAGTGGCGGTACAAGTCAGCCAGATATCTTAACTATGCTTCACGCAGTAAAAGGCAAAAACTACGATCTTGGCGGACTTGACGTGGAGAAAATTTTAAAATATGAAAGCGTTTTGAATGATTGCTTAAAAGAGTATTTCTTGCCACCTGAGGCCGTACAAGTAAGCCCACTCATACCATTTTCACCGATGCCTGGTGGCGCGCTTACAGCAAATACCCAGATGATGAGAGATAATAATATCTTAGATAAATTTCCAGAGGTTATCCTTGCGATGCGTGAAGTGGTGCAAAAGGGTGGATACGGTACTTCAGTGACCCCTGTTAGCCAGTTTTATTTCCAACAAGCATTTAATAATGTGATGTTTGGCAAGTGGAAAAAGATCGCCGAGGGATACGGCAAAATGGTGCTTGGCTACTTTGGCAAGACCCCAGTTACGCCTGATAAAGAGATCATTAAGCTTGCAAGCGAGCAGCTAGGCTTAAAACCAACTACAAAACACGCAGTTGATATAGCTGATAAAGATGAGAGTAAGTCGCTTGCTCATGTAAAAGAAATTCTAAAGCAAAACAATATAAAAACTACCGAAGAAAATATATTTATAGCAGCTGCTTGTAAAGAAAAGGGTATCGCATTCTTAAAAGGCGAAGCCAAAGTAAATGTAAGAAAGATCGATCCAAACGCTAAGGCAAATGAATGCAGACAAACTCAAAGTGGCAGATATAGTGTCGTTGTAAATGGTAGCCGCTACAATGTCGAAGTAAGCGAAGGCTTTAACGATAGCATCCAAGTAAAATCAATCACCGAAGTTGAAGGCAAGAGCGTGAAAAATGCCAAAAGTGCAGTAGCAGGCGCAACAGAAAATGACATCGTTGCAAGCTTACCAGGCGCTGTGCATAAAATTTTAGTAAGTGCAGGAGACCATGTCAAAAAGGGGCAAGCTGTAGTCGTGCTTGAAGCAATGAAGATGGAGATAGATGTCAAAGCCCCAAAAGATGGTGTGATAGGCTCTATTGAGGTTAGCAAAGGTCAAAGCGTCGCGAACAATCAAGTGGTAGCTAAATTTAAATAA
- the pckA gene encoding phosphoenolpyruvate carboxykinase (ATP), which yields MNKLDELGLKEIKKINHNLSYDELFELEKANNEGRVSSNGTFMVDTGIFTGRSPKDKYFVKQDPSQKYIAWGKINQPITKELFDKLLKKAKEQLSGKEIFIQDAFCGASKKSQKSVRFVTEVAWQAHFVKNMFIRPSEEELAKFEPDFVVYNACKTKNEDYKADGLHSEVFVIFNVEENVAVIGGTWYGGEMKKGIFSMMNYWLPLEGKLSMHCSANVGEKGDTALFFGLSGTGKTTLSTDPKRKLIGDDEHGWDDDGVFNFEGGCYAKCINLDPSSEPEIYAAIRRDALLENVVADEKGVVDYKDGSKTENTRVSYPIYHIDNYEPSSSAGHPKNIIFLSADAFGVLPPVAKLTKEQAMYYFLSGYTAKVAGTERGITEPVATFSACFGEPFMPLHPTVYAKLLGEKIDKHGVNVYLVNTGWSGGAYGVGKRMSIKATRACINAILDGSITKCEFENFDKFNFAIPKELDGVDTKLLNPINTWTHPAEYNASRDKLAKMFVENFKRYEDVKEGVEYAKAGPTA from the coding sequence ATAAATAAACTAGACGAACTAGGTCTAAAAGAGATCAAAAAGATAAATCACAATCTAAGCTATGATGAGCTTTTTGAGCTTGAAAAGGCAAACAACGAGGGTAGGGTTTCAAGTAACGGCACATTTATGGTTGATACGGGAATTTTTACTGGAAGAAGCCCAAAAGATAAGTATTTCGTCAAGCAAGATCCAAGTCAAAAATACATCGCTTGGGGTAAGATAAATCAGCCTATCACAAAAGAGCTTTTTGATAAGCTTCTTAAAAAAGCAAAAGAGCAGCTAAGCGGCAAGGAAATTTTCATCCAAGACGCATTTTGTGGAGCTAGTAAAAAGAGCCAAAAATCAGTTCGCTTTGTCACTGAAGTAGCGTGGCAAGCGCACTTTGTAAAAAATATGTTTATCCGTCCAAGCGAGGAAGAGCTAGCTAAATTTGAGCCTGATTTTGTAGTATATAACGCTTGTAAGACAAAAAATGAGGACTACAAGGCTGATGGACTACATTCAGAGGTCTTTGTTATCTTTAACGTAGAAGAAAATGTTGCAGTGATCGGCGGCACATGGTACGGTGGTGAGATGAAAAAGGGTATTTTTTCTATGATGAACTATTGGCTGCCACTTGAAGGAAAGCTAAGCATGCACTGCTCTGCAAACGTAGGTGAGAAGGGCGATACAGCGCTATTTTTTGGCCTATCTGGTACTGGTAAAACTACACTTTCAACTGATCCAAAGCGCAAGCTAATAGGTGATGACGAGCACGGCTGGGACGATGATGGGGTATTTAACTTTGAGGGTGGCTGCTATGCAAAATGTATAAACCTTGATCCAAGCAGCGAGCCAGAAATTTACGCAGCGATCAGGCGTGATGCGCTACTTGAAAATGTCGTGGCTGATGAAAAGGGTGTGGTTGATTACAAAGATGGCTCAAAGACTGAAAACACACGCGTGAGCTATCCAATCTATCACATCGACAACTACGAGCCAAGCTCAAGTGCTGGCCATCCAAAAAATATCATCTTTTTAAGTGCTGATGCTTTTGGCGTGCTTCCTCCAGTTGCAAAGCTGACAAAAGAGCAGGCGATGTATTATTTCCTAAGTGGCTATACTGCAAAAGTTGCTGGCACAGAGCGCGGTATTACTGAGCCAGTCGCTACTTTTAGCGCTTGCTTTGGCGAGCCATTTATGCCACTTCACCCAACTGTCTATGCAAAACTACTAGGCGAGAAGATCGATAAGCATGGCGTTAATGTCTATCTTGTAAATACAGGCTGGAGTGGCGGTGCTTACGGTGTTGGCAAGCGTATGAGCATAAAAGCAACTCGTGCTTGCATAAATGCGATCCTTGATGGCAGCATCACAAAATGCGAATTTGAAAATTTTGATAAATTTAACTTTGCTATCCCAAAAGAGCTTGATGGCGTCGATACAAAACTGCTAAATCCTATAAACACATGGACGCATCCGGCTGAGTATAACGCTTCACGTGATAAGCTTGCTAAAATGTTTGTTGAAAATTTCAAGCGTTATGAAGATGTAAAAGAGGGCGTGGAGTACGCTAAAGCTGGCCCAACAGCTTAA
- a CDS encoding cation:dicarboxylate symporter family transporter produces MNNAKKQGNLAVRLFTNLAFWVVIGIVGGVVVGMVAPELGIASKPGIDYFIKALKILIGPIIFLTIVSGIVGLESLKDLGSIGLKAFIYFEIVSTLALAVGIIFGETLRPGHGMNLDYTQLDASSVAKFTSQAANMDANSGFVAHTLHLLRGAVPVDGIFPYVHILDPFIKSNTLQVLFMAIIVAIVLSLLAHDKKQACLKPLEFIQHYVLKLLSWLMLFSPVAAFSAMAYLIGKFGIGTLLGMMELLVVMALASCFFIFVVLGVICYFAKINVFKFMRFISKEVLVVFATSSSETALAPLMQKLESAGINRGAVGLIIPTGYSFNLDCTNIYLSLSVIFLAQAFNIPLSFEHLISILIVLMITSKGAVGVTGSGFVVLAGTLSALPSTGIPVVTVAVLLGVDKFMSEMRAVGNLCGNAVGCMIVSIWDKKVDMEKFRYALDHPEEFHFHS; encoded by the coding sequence ATGAATAATGCTAAAAAGCAAGGAAATCTTGCTGTAAGATTATTTACCAATCTTGCCTTTTGGGTTGTGATCGGTATTGTTGGTGGTGTTGTCGTTGGCATGGTCGCGCCTGAGCTTGGTATAGCAAGTAAGCCAGGCATTGATTATTTTATAAAAGCACTTAAAATTTTAATCGGCCCTATTATCTTTTTAACGATCGTTTCAGGCATCGTTGGACTTGAGAGCCTAAAAGATCTTGGGTCTATTGGATTAAAGGCATTTATCTATTTTGAGATAGTTAGCACACTTGCGCTTGCTGTTGGTATCATCTTTGGTGAGACACTTCGTCCAGGACATGGCATGAATCTTGACTACACTCAGCTTGATGCTTCAAGTGTAGCTAAATTTACATCTCAGGCTGCAAATATGGACGCAAATAGCGGATTTGTAGCACACACGCTTCATCTTTTAAGAGGTGCTGTGCCAGTAGATGGCATTTTCCCATACGTGCATATACTTGATCCATTTATAAAATCAAACACACTTCAAGTACTTTTCATGGCTATTATCGTTGCCATCGTACTTTCACTGCTAGCTCATGATAAAAAACAAGCTTGCCTAAAGCCACTTGAATTTATTCAGCACTATGTCTTAAAACTTCTTAGCTGGCTTATGCTCTTTAGCCCAGTGGCTGCATTTTCAGCTATGGCTTATCTAATCGGCAAATTTGGTATCGGAACACTTCTTGGCATGATGGAGCTTTTGGTTGTTATGGCACTTGCAAGCTGCTTTTTCATATTTGTCGTGCTTGGTGTTATCTGCTATTTTGCAAAAATCAATGTCTTTAAATTTATGCGTTTTATTTCAAAAGAGGTATTGGTAGTCTTTGCAACAAGCTCAAGCGAAACAGCTCTTGCGCCGCTTATGCAAAAGCTAGAATCAGCTGGTATAAATAGAGGTGCTGTTGGTCTTATCATTCCAACTGGCTACTCATTTAACCTCGACTGCACCAACATCTATCTAAGTCTAAGTGTTATCTTCCTAGCTCAAGCTTTCAACATCCCATTAAGCTTTGAGCATCTAATAAGTATACTAATCGTACTAATGATCACAAGCAAAGGCGCTGTTGGCGTTACAGGATCTGGCTTTGTCGTCCTTGCTGGAACACTAAGCGCACTTCCAAGCACTGGCATACCAGTCGTCACCGTAGCCGTACTACTTGGCGTTGATAAATTTATGTCAGAGATGCGTGCTGTTGGCAACCTTTGTGGCAATGCCGTTGGCTGCATGATAGTTTCTATCTGGGATAAAAAGGTCGATATGGAGAAATTTAGATACGCACTAGATCATCCAGAGGAATTTCACTTTCACTCATAA
- a CDS encoding peptidylprolyl isomerase, with protein MRFDELKVYDINLDELKKDKFTVLETDKGEIRLELFAEEAPQAVANFVHLIKTGFYNGLNFHRVIPNFVIQGGCPNGTGTGGPGWRIKCECDKQKVKHERGSLSMAHAGRDTGGSQFFICHSKQPHLDGVHTVFGKCVDEESLKVLDAIRQGDKIISAKIRESL; from the coding sequence ATGCGTTTTGATGAATTAAAAGTTTATGATATAAATTTAGATGAGCTTAAAAAAGATAAATTTACAGTTTTAGAGACAGACAAAGGCGAGATCAGACTTGAACTTTTTGCCGAAGAAGCTCCACAAGCTGTTGCAAATTTTGTCCATTTGATAAAAACAGGCTTTTATAATGGTCTAAATTTTCACAGAGTTATACCAAATTTTGTCATCCAAGGCGGCTGCCCAAATGGTACAGGCACAGGCGGTCCTGGCTGGAGAATAAAATGCGAATGCGATAAACAAAAGGTAAAACACGAGCGCGGTAGCCTAAGCATGGCTCACGCGGGGCGTGATACTGGCGGATCACAGTTTTTCATCTGTCATAGCAAACAACCTCATCTTGACGGCGTGCATACAGTCTTTGGAAAATGCGTTGATGAAGAGAGCCTAAAGGTGCTTGACGCTATAAGACAAGGCGATAAGATCATCTCTGCTAAGATCAGAGAAAGCCTATAA
- a CDS encoding YebC/PmpR family DNA-binding transcriptional regulator, with protein MGRAFEYRRAAKEARWDKMSKVFPKLAKAITVAAKDGGCDPDMNPKLRAAIAAAKAENMPKDNIDAAIKRANGKDSADIKTIFYDGKAAHGVQIIVECATDNPTRTVANVKAIFSKNGGEILPSGSLSFMFTRKSVFELEKPGADIEEIELELIDYGLSDIEADDETLFVYGDYANFGTLHEGIEKLNLVVKKASLQYLPNQTVNLSEEQMLEVERLLDKLEDDDDVQAVYTNIE; from the coding sequence ATGGGACGAGCATTTGAGTACCGAAGAGCAGCAAAAGAAGCTAGATGGGATAAGATGAGCAAGGTATTTCCAAAACTTGCAAAAGCTATAACAGTAGCTGCAAAAGATGGTGGTTGTGATCCAGATATGAACCCAAAACTTCGTGCAGCTATCGCAGCAGCAAAAGCTGAAAATATGCCAAAAGATAACATCGATGCAGCTATAAAAAGAGCAAATGGCAAAGATAGCGCCGATATCAAGACTATTTTTTATGACGGCAAAGCAGCTCACGGCGTGCAGATCATTGTCGAGTGTGCGACCGACAATCCAACAAGAACGGTTGCCAATGTTAAAGCGATATTTAGCAAAAACGGCGGAGAAATTTTGCCAAGTGGCAGCCTTAGCTTTATGTTTACAAGAAAGAGCGTTTTTGAGCTTGAAAAGCCAGGCGCAGATATCGAAGAGATTGAGCTTGAGCTGATAGATTATGGTCTAAGCGATATCGAGGCTGACGATGAGACGCTATTTGTATACGGTGATTATGCAAATTTTGGTACACTTCATGAAGGTATCGAAAAGCTAAATTTAGTAGTTAAAAAAGCTTCACTTCAATACTTACCAAATCAAACTGTGAATCTAAGCGAAGAGCAAATGCTTGAGGTTGAGAGACTTCTTGATAAGCTAGAAGACGATGATGACGTTCAAGCAGTTTATACAAATATCGAATAA